The Girardinichthys multiradiatus isolate DD_20200921_A chromosome 24, DD_fGirMul_XY1, whole genome shotgun sequence genome has a window encoding:
- the gart gene encoding trifunctional purine biosynthetic protein adenosine-3 isoform X2 codes for MAERVLVVGGGGREHALAWKLAQSSQVQQVLVVPGNAGTANCGKISNSEVSVSNHTILAQFCKDHHVGLVVVGPEAPLAAGMVDDLMAAGVPCFGPSAKAAQLEASKSFAKAFMERHGIPTARYGSFTDPQEACSYIRSADFPALVVKASGLAAGKGVIVARDQDEACQAVMDIMKDRAFGSAGETVVVEELLEGEEVSCLCFSDGTSVSPMPPAQDHKRLQDGDLGPNTGGMGAYCPTPQVSQELLQQVREMILQRTVDGLREEGTPYMGVLYAGLMLTNQGPKVLEFNCRFGDPECQVLLPLLQSDLYEVIINTMSSKLASNVPVWQQDSSAVTVVMASSGYPGSYKKGVEITGLSQVQDMGLQVFHAGTALKDGNIVSSGGRVLTVTAVRSTLEAALQAANQGVAAIGFPGAVYRRDIAHRAIAHLNQHRRLTYKDSGVDIAAGNKLVEMIKPLAKSTSRPGCKADLGGFAGLFDLKAAGFVDPILVSGTDGVGTKLKVAQACGQHGGLGQDLVAMCVNDVLAQGAEPLFFLDYFSCGNLNVEVAASVVGGVAKACEMAGCALLGGETAEMPGVYASGEYDLAGFCVGAAERGSLLPRLEDVAEGDLLIGVASSGVHSNGFSLVRKVLERAKLSYSSPAPFGKPGHTVGEVLLTPTKIYSRLLLPILRSGAIKAYAHITGGGLLENIPRVLPQQLAVELDASRWSIPAVFSWLHKEGCLSDEEMTRTFNCGLGAVLVVAPPDAQRVLRQLQVHDEAWIVGSLAHKQPGGSAVVVHNLKQSLLNASAGGQLEARNSECHENSITPRKRTRVGVLISGTGTNLQALIEQAKCSSSSAEIVVVISNRPGVQGLKRASLAGIQTRVVDHKLYGSRAEFDGTIDRVLEEFGVELVCLAGFMRILTGTFVKKWTGKLVNIHPSLLPSFKGVNAQKQALQAGVRVTGCTVHFVAEEVDAGAIIVQEAVPVEVGDSEESLSDRIREAEHRAFPTAMELVASGAVQLGEDGHIVWKQQS; via the exons AGGTCTCCGTGAGTAACCACACCATTCTGGCTCAGTTCTGTAAGGACCACCATGTTGGGTTGGTTGTAGTTGGACCAGAAGCTCCACTGGCAGCAG GTATGGTGGACGACTTGATGGCTGCAGGGGTGCCATGTTTCGGACCCTCTGCCAAAGCTGCTCAGCTGGAGGCCAGTAAGAGCTTTGCTAAGGCCTTCATGGAGCGTCACGGCATCCCGACGGCTCGTTACGGCTCCTTTACGGACCCACAGGAGGCCTGCAGCTACATCCGCAG TGCCGATTTTCCAGCTCTGGTGGTGAAGGCCAGCGGTCTGGCAGCGGGGAAGGGAGTCATCGTAGCTCGGGACCAGGATGAAGCCTGCCAGGCTGTCATGGACATCATGAAG GACAGAGCCTTTGGATCAGCAGGAGAAACGGTGGTGGTTGAGGAGCTTCTGGAGGGAGAGGAGGTGTCA TGTTTGTGCTTCAGCGATGGGACCTCTGTGTCACCGATGCCTCCGGCTCAGGATCATAAGCGTCTTCAGGATGGAGACCTGGGACCAAACACAGGTGGAATGGGAGCCTACTGTCCCACACCGCAG GTGAGTCAGGAGCTGCTGCAACAAGTTAGGGAGATGATCCTGCAGAGGACCGTGGATGGGTTGAGAGAGGAAGGAACTCCTTATATGG GTGTTCTTTATGCAGGCCTGATGCTGACCAATCAGGGGCCAAAGGTCCTCGAGTTCAACTGCCGCTTTGGAGACCCTGAATGTCAG gttCTGCTGCCTCTGCTGCAGAGCGATCTGTATGAAGTGATCATAAACACCATGAGCAGCAAACTGGCCTCCAACGTCCCCGTGTGGCAGCAGGACAGCTCTGCGGTCACTGTGGTCATGGCAAGTTCTGGTTACCCAGGTTCCTACAAGAAAGGAGTTGAGATCACAG GTCTATCCCAGGTGCAGGACATGGGCCTGCAGGTGTTCCACGCAGGCACCGCCCTGAAGGACGGGAACATCGTGTCGAGTGGTGGCAGAGTCCTGACTGTGACGGCAGTGAGGTCAACCCTGGAGGCCGCTCTGCAGGCAGCCAATCAGGGAGTGGCCGCCATCGGGTTCCCGGGTGCCGTGTACAGGCGAGACATCGCCCACCGGGCCATTGCCCACCTGAACCAGCACAG GCGTCTCACCTACAAGGACAGTGGAGTGGACATTGCTGCTGGTAACAAGCTAGTGGAGATGATCAAGCCTCTGGCCAAGTCAACCTCCCGCCCTG GCTGTAAGGCAGATCTCGGAGGCTTTGCTGGTCTCTTTGATTTAAAAGCTGCAGGGTTTGTTGACCCAATCCTGGTGTCGGGGACAGACGGTGTTGGGACCAAGCTAAAG GTTGCTCAGGCATGTGGACAACATGGCGGTCTCGGTCAGGATTTGGTGGCCATGTGTGTAAACGACGTGTTGGCTCAGGGCGCAGAGCCGCTGTTCTTCCTCGACTACTTCTCCTGTGGCAACCTTAATGTGGAGGTGGCCGCCTCTGTGGTCGGCGGCGTCGCCAAGGCCTGTGAGATGGCTGGCTGTGCCCTGCTGG GTGGAGAGACAGCAGAGATGCCAGGCGTTTACGCTTCAGGAGAGTACGACCTGGCTGGTTTCTGCGTCGGCGCGGCAGAGCGGGGGTCCCTGCTTCCCCGGCTGGAAGACGTCGCTGAGGGGGACCTGCTGATCGGAGTGGCCTCTTCAGGGGTTCACAGTAACGGTTTCAGCCTGGTCCGCAAAGTCCTGGAGAGGGCCAAGCTTAGTTACAGCTCCCCTGCTCCATTTGGCAAACCGGGACACACCGTTG GGGAGGTGTTGCTGACTCCTACAAAGATCTACAGTCGCCTTCTGCTGCCGATCCTGCGCAGCGGTGCTATCAAAGCCTACGCACACATCACCGGCGGGGGGCTCCTGGAAAACATCCCCCGGGTTCTCCCCCAGCAGCTGGCTGTAGAATTAG ATGCATCCCGGTGGAGCATCCCTGCAGTTTTCTCCTGGCTCCACAAAGAAGGGTGTCTGAGCGATGAGGAGATGACCCGGACCTTCAACTGCGGCCTCGGGGCGGTGCTGGTGGTGGCCCCGCCCGATGCTCAGAGGGTCCTACGCCAGCTTCAGGTCCATGACGAGGCATGGATTGTGGGTTCGTTGGCTCACAAGCAGCCTG GGGGGTCAGCTGTGGTGGTCCATAATCTAAAGCAAAGCTTGTTGAATGCATCTGCTGGTGGGCAGCTGGAGGCCCGGAATAGTGAATGCCACGAAAACAGCATCACGCCACGCAAAAGGACGAGAGTGGGGGTCCTCATCTCCGGCACAG GTACCAACCTGCAGGCCCTGATAGAGCAGGCCAAATGCTCGTCCAGCTCAGCAGAGATTGTGGTTGTCATCTCCAACAGACCTGGTGTTCAGGGTCTCAAGAGGGCATCTCTGGCTGGGATCCAAACACGG GTGGTGGACCACAAGCTGTATGGGAGCCGAGCAGAGTTTGATGGCACCATTGACCGAGTTCTGGAGGAATTTGGTGTGGAGCTGGTCTGTTTGGCCGGATTCATGAGGATCCTCACTGGAACATTTGTCAAGAAATGGACCG GTAAACTAgtgaacatccatccatccctgctGCCCTCATTCAAGGGTGTAAATGCCCAGAAACAGGCTCTGCAGGCTGGAGTGAGAGTCACTGGATGCACCGTCCACTTCGTAGCA GAAGAGGTGGATGCAGGAGCCATTATTGTGCAGGAGGCAGTGCCAGTGGAGGTCGGTGACTCTGAGGAGAGTCTGTCTGACCGAATCAGAGAGGCAGAACACCGAGCTTTCCCCACAGCTATGGAGTTGGTGGCCAGTGGAGCGGTACAGCTGGGGGAGGACGGACATATTGTCTGGAAGCAGCAGAGCTAA
- the gart gene encoding trifunctional purine biosynthetic protein adenosine-3 isoform X1, translating into MAERVLVVGGGGREHALAWKLAQSSQVQQVLVVPGNAGTANCGKISNSEVSVSNHTILAQFCKDHHVGLVVVGPEAPLAAGMVDDLMAAGVPCFGPSAKAAQLEASKSFAKAFMERHGIPTARYGSFTDPQEACSYIRSADFPALVVKASGLAAGKGVIVARDQDEACQAVMDIMKDRAFGSAGETVVVEELLEGEEVSCLCFSDGTSVSPMPPAQDHKRLQDGDLGPNTGGMGAYCPTPQVSQELLQQVREMILQRTVDGLREEGTPYMGVLYAGLMLTNQGPKVLEFNCRFGDPECQVLLPLLQSDLYEVIINTMSSKLASNVPVWQQDSSAVTVVMASSGYPGSYKKGVEITGLSQVQDMGLQVFHAGTALKDGNIVSSGGRVLTVTAVRSTLEAALQAANQGVAAIGFPGAVYRRDIAHRAIAHLNQHSRRLTYKDSGVDIAAGNKLVEMIKPLAKSTSRPGCKADLGGFAGLFDLKAAGFVDPILVSGTDGVGTKLKVAQACGQHGGLGQDLVAMCVNDVLAQGAEPLFFLDYFSCGNLNVEVAASVVGGVAKACEMAGCALLGGETAEMPGVYASGEYDLAGFCVGAAERGSLLPRLEDVAEGDLLIGVASSGVHSNGFSLVRKVLERAKLSYSSPAPFGKPGHTVGEVLLTPTKIYSRLLLPILRSGAIKAYAHITGGGLLENIPRVLPQQLAVELDASRWSIPAVFSWLHKEGCLSDEEMTRTFNCGLGAVLVVAPPDAQRVLRQLQVHDEAWIVGSLAHKQPGGSAVVVHNLKQSLLNASAGGQLEARNSECHENSITPRKRTRVGVLISGTGTNLQALIEQAKCSSSSAEIVVVISNRPGVQGLKRASLAGIQTRVVDHKLYGSRAEFDGTIDRVLEEFGVELVCLAGFMRILTGTFVKKWTGKLVNIHPSLLPSFKGVNAQKQALQAGVRVTGCTVHFVAEEVDAGAIIVQEAVPVEVGDSEESLSDRIREAEHRAFPTAMELVASGAVQLGEDGHIVWKQQS; encoded by the exons AGGTCTCCGTGAGTAACCACACCATTCTGGCTCAGTTCTGTAAGGACCACCATGTTGGGTTGGTTGTAGTTGGACCAGAAGCTCCACTGGCAGCAG GTATGGTGGACGACTTGATGGCTGCAGGGGTGCCATGTTTCGGACCCTCTGCCAAAGCTGCTCAGCTGGAGGCCAGTAAGAGCTTTGCTAAGGCCTTCATGGAGCGTCACGGCATCCCGACGGCTCGTTACGGCTCCTTTACGGACCCACAGGAGGCCTGCAGCTACATCCGCAG TGCCGATTTTCCAGCTCTGGTGGTGAAGGCCAGCGGTCTGGCAGCGGGGAAGGGAGTCATCGTAGCTCGGGACCAGGATGAAGCCTGCCAGGCTGTCATGGACATCATGAAG GACAGAGCCTTTGGATCAGCAGGAGAAACGGTGGTGGTTGAGGAGCTTCTGGAGGGAGAGGAGGTGTCA TGTTTGTGCTTCAGCGATGGGACCTCTGTGTCACCGATGCCTCCGGCTCAGGATCATAAGCGTCTTCAGGATGGAGACCTGGGACCAAACACAGGTGGAATGGGAGCCTACTGTCCCACACCGCAG GTGAGTCAGGAGCTGCTGCAACAAGTTAGGGAGATGATCCTGCAGAGGACCGTGGATGGGTTGAGAGAGGAAGGAACTCCTTATATGG GTGTTCTTTATGCAGGCCTGATGCTGACCAATCAGGGGCCAAAGGTCCTCGAGTTCAACTGCCGCTTTGGAGACCCTGAATGTCAG gttCTGCTGCCTCTGCTGCAGAGCGATCTGTATGAAGTGATCATAAACACCATGAGCAGCAAACTGGCCTCCAACGTCCCCGTGTGGCAGCAGGACAGCTCTGCGGTCACTGTGGTCATGGCAAGTTCTGGTTACCCAGGTTCCTACAAGAAAGGAGTTGAGATCACAG GTCTATCCCAGGTGCAGGACATGGGCCTGCAGGTGTTCCACGCAGGCACCGCCCTGAAGGACGGGAACATCGTGTCGAGTGGTGGCAGAGTCCTGACTGTGACGGCAGTGAGGTCAACCCTGGAGGCCGCTCTGCAGGCAGCCAATCAGGGAGTGGCCGCCATCGGGTTCCCGGGTGCCGTGTACAGGCGAGACATCGCCCACCGGGCCATTGCCCACCTGAACCAGCACAG CAGGCGTCTCACCTACAAGGACAGTGGAGTGGACATTGCTGCTGGTAACAAGCTAGTGGAGATGATCAAGCCTCTGGCCAAGTCAACCTCCCGCCCTG GCTGTAAGGCAGATCTCGGAGGCTTTGCTGGTCTCTTTGATTTAAAAGCTGCAGGGTTTGTTGACCCAATCCTGGTGTCGGGGACAGACGGTGTTGGGACCAAGCTAAAG GTTGCTCAGGCATGTGGACAACATGGCGGTCTCGGTCAGGATTTGGTGGCCATGTGTGTAAACGACGTGTTGGCTCAGGGCGCAGAGCCGCTGTTCTTCCTCGACTACTTCTCCTGTGGCAACCTTAATGTGGAGGTGGCCGCCTCTGTGGTCGGCGGCGTCGCCAAGGCCTGTGAGATGGCTGGCTGTGCCCTGCTGG GTGGAGAGACAGCAGAGATGCCAGGCGTTTACGCTTCAGGAGAGTACGACCTGGCTGGTTTCTGCGTCGGCGCGGCAGAGCGGGGGTCCCTGCTTCCCCGGCTGGAAGACGTCGCTGAGGGGGACCTGCTGATCGGAGTGGCCTCTTCAGGGGTTCACAGTAACGGTTTCAGCCTGGTCCGCAAAGTCCTGGAGAGGGCCAAGCTTAGTTACAGCTCCCCTGCTCCATTTGGCAAACCGGGACACACCGTTG GGGAGGTGTTGCTGACTCCTACAAAGATCTACAGTCGCCTTCTGCTGCCGATCCTGCGCAGCGGTGCTATCAAAGCCTACGCACACATCACCGGCGGGGGGCTCCTGGAAAACATCCCCCGGGTTCTCCCCCAGCAGCTGGCTGTAGAATTAG ATGCATCCCGGTGGAGCATCCCTGCAGTTTTCTCCTGGCTCCACAAAGAAGGGTGTCTGAGCGATGAGGAGATGACCCGGACCTTCAACTGCGGCCTCGGGGCGGTGCTGGTGGTGGCCCCGCCCGATGCTCAGAGGGTCCTACGCCAGCTTCAGGTCCATGACGAGGCATGGATTGTGGGTTCGTTGGCTCACAAGCAGCCTG GGGGGTCAGCTGTGGTGGTCCATAATCTAAAGCAAAGCTTGTTGAATGCATCTGCTGGTGGGCAGCTGGAGGCCCGGAATAGTGAATGCCACGAAAACAGCATCACGCCACGCAAAAGGACGAGAGTGGGGGTCCTCATCTCCGGCACAG GTACCAACCTGCAGGCCCTGATAGAGCAGGCCAAATGCTCGTCCAGCTCAGCAGAGATTGTGGTTGTCATCTCCAACAGACCTGGTGTTCAGGGTCTCAAGAGGGCATCTCTGGCTGGGATCCAAACACGG GTGGTGGACCACAAGCTGTATGGGAGCCGAGCAGAGTTTGATGGCACCATTGACCGAGTTCTGGAGGAATTTGGTGTGGAGCTGGTCTGTTTGGCCGGATTCATGAGGATCCTCACTGGAACATTTGTCAAGAAATGGACCG GTAAACTAgtgaacatccatccatccctgctGCCCTCATTCAAGGGTGTAAATGCCCAGAAACAGGCTCTGCAGGCTGGAGTGAGAGTCACTGGATGCACCGTCCACTTCGTAGCA GAAGAGGTGGATGCAGGAGCCATTATTGTGCAGGAGGCAGTGCCAGTGGAGGTCGGTGACTCTGAGGAGAGTCTGTCTGACCGAATCAGAGAGGCAGAACACCGAGCTTTCCCCACAGCTATGGAGTTGGTGGCCAGTGGAGCGGTACAGCTGGGGGAGGACGGACATATTGTCTGGAAGCAGCAGAGCTAA
- the n6amt1 gene encoding methyltransferase N6AMT1 isoform X2, whose amino-acid sequence MRSCYPTPVYSHAGRGSFQDVYDPAEDSFLLIDALEKDAERLLHMSCTDVNPAAAQCTARTASCNRVSLQPVITDLVESLLPRLCGKVDVLLFNPPYVVTPSEEVGSRGIEAAWAGGERGREVTDRFLPLVAQLLSSEGLCYLITIAENNPEEIMGLLRQNGLEGESCLSTRAGNERLSVLRFHRNQQT is encoded by the exons ATGCGCAGCTGTTATCCCACGCCGGTTTACTCCCATGCTGGACGCGGAAGCTTCCAAGACGTGTACGACCCTGCAGAGGACTCGTTCCTGCTGATTGATGCGCTGGAGAAAGACGCAGAGAGGTTGCTGCACATGAG CTGCACCGATGTGAATCCTGCTGCAGCGCAGTGCACAGCCAGAACCGCTTCTTGTAACCGTGTCTCACTGCAGCCCGTCATCACAGACCTG GTGGAGAGTCTCCTGCCTCGGCTGTGTGGGAAAGTGGATGTCCTCCTCTTTAACCCTCCGTATGTGGTCACCCCTTCCGAAGAG gTGGGCAGCAGAGGTATAGAAGCTGCCTGGGCTGGTGGAGAACGAGGCAGAGAGGTGACCGACAGATTTCTTCCTCTGGTTGCTCAGCTGCTCTCCAGTGAAGGCCTGTGTTACCTCATCACCATAGCTGAGAACAATCCAG AGGAGATCATGGGGTTATTGCGCCAAAATGGCCTGGAAGGAGAATCCTGCTTGTCCACCAGAGCTGGGAATGAAAGGCTGTCTGTCCTGCGCTTTCACAGAAACCAGCAGACATGA
- the n6amt1 gene encoding methyltransferase N6AMT1 isoform X1 codes for MRSCYPTPVYSHAGRGSFQDVYDPAEDSFLLIDALEKDAERLLHMSPCVCLEVGSGSGVVSAFLASVVGPSALYLCTDVNPAAAQCTARTASCNRVSLQPVITDLVESLLPRLCGKVDVLLFNPPYVVTPSEEVGSRGIEAAWAGGERGREVTDRFLPLVAQLLSSEGLCYLITIAENNPEEIMGLLRQNGLEGESCLSTRAGNERLSVLRFHRNQQT; via the exons ATGCGCAGCTGTTATCCCACGCCGGTTTACTCCCATGCTGGACGCGGAAGCTTCCAAGACGTGTACGACCCTGCAGAGGACTCGTTCCTGCTGATTGATGCGCTGGAGAAAGACGCAGAGAGGTTGCTGCACATGAG CCCCTGCGTGTGTTTGGAGGTGGGTAGTGGGTCCGGAGTGGTCTCTGCATTTCTTGCATCAGTGGTTGGACCTTCAGCTCTTTACCT CTGCACCGATGTGAATCCTGCTGCAGCGCAGTGCACAGCCAGAACCGCTTCTTGTAACCGTGTCTCACTGCAGCCCGTCATCACAGACCTG GTGGAGAGTCTCCTGCCTCGGCTGTGTGGGAAAGTGGATGTCCTCCTCTTTAACCCTCCGTATGTGGTCACCCCTTCCGAAGAG gTGGGCAGCAGAGGTATAGAAGCTGCCTGGGCTGGTGGAGAACGAGGCAGAGAGGTGACCGACAGATTTCTTCCTCTGGTTGCTCAGCTGCTCTCCAGTGAAGGCCTGTGTTACCTCATCACCATAGCTGAGAACAATCCAG AGGAGATCATGGGGTTATTGCGCCAAAATGGCCTGGAAGGAGAATCCTGCTTGTCCACCAGAGCTGGGAATGAAAGGCTGTCTGTCCTGCGCTTTCACAGAAACCAGCAGACATGA
- the LOC124861178 gene encoding trace amine-associated receptor 13c-like codes for MDGSKNSSLCFPNHNSSCRRLLLPLSETVLFHTLLTLISLLTVMLNLLVIISISHFRQLHNPTNSLLLSLAVSDLAVGLLVMPIEGLRYLETCWLLGRLMCALTPYVFYCLISASLGHMVLISVDRYVAICDPLLYPTRITMINVKICVSLCWVCSLLYNGLILMEHLGQPDRFSTCHGECVVIVSRVSGTVDLFFTFIAPCTVMVYLYFRVLLAALSQVRLIRSQTAATAVKSAQAVTRSEWKAARSLAIVIAVFIMCYSPYFYPSLEGKDTSSSLSYFSALTWIMLLNSSMNPIIYVLFYPWFRKAIKLILTLKILQPDSCDMKML; via the coding sequence ATGGACGGCAGTAAGAACTCCTCTCTGTGCTTTCCTAACCATAACTCCTCCTGCAGGAGGCTGCTGCTGCCCCTCTCTGAGACCGTTCTGTTTCACACATTGCTGACTCTCATCTCCCTGCTCACTGTAATGCTCAACCTGCTCGTCATCATCTCCATCTCCCACTTCAGGCAGCTGCACAACCCAACCAACTCCCTGCTCCTGTCTCTGGCTGTGTCTGACCTGGCGGTGGGGCTGCTGGTGATGCCCATCGAGGGGCTGCGGTACTTGGAGACATGCTGGCTGCTGGGGAGGCTGATGTGTGCTCTGACTCCTTATGTCTTTTACTGTCTGATCTCTGCCTCTTTGGGCCACATGGTGCTTATATCTGTAGATCGCTATGTGGCCATCTGTGACCCACTCCTTTACCCCACGAGGATCACAATGATTAATGTGAAGatctgtgtttctctctgttGGGTCTGTTCGCTGCTCTACAACGGATTGATCCTGATGGAACATTTAGGCCAGCCAGATAGGTTCAGCACCTGTCACGGGGAGTGTGTTGTAATCGTAAGCCGAGTTTCAGGAACTGTTGATCTCTTTTTCACCTTCATAGCACCATGTACTGTGATGGTTTATCTTTATTTCAGAGTGCTTCTGGCTGCTCTCTCCCAGGTGCGTCTCATCCGTTCACAGACAGCGGCTACAGCTGTAAAATCAGCTCAAGCTGTTACAAGATCTGAGTGGAAGGCAGCCAGGAGCCTCGCCATTGTAATTGCTGTGTTTATAATGTGTTATTCTCCTTATTTTTATCCTTCCTTGGAGGGAAAGGACACATCCAGCAGCTTGTCCTACTTTTCTGCTCTGACTTGGATTATGTTGCTGAACTCTAGTATGAATCCTATCATTTATGTTTTGTTCTACCCCTGGTTCAGAAAAGCTATCAAACTTATCCTAACCCTAAAAATACTGCAGCCTGACTCCTGCGACATGAAGATGCTGTAG